The Dendrosporobacter quercicolus genome window below encodes:
- a CDS encoding NAD(P)-dependent oxidoreductase → MTLKIGFIGFGEAAYHIAKGLAGAGAAHISAFDKFWNVAPQAELIGQRASDAGVVLTGSLKELAERSDIIFSSVSANLAVALAEECLPYLTAGQIYVDLNSAGPDTKAAANDIVSAKALFVDVAVMGTVPGNGHKVPMLASGGGAALFVEKMQPYGMNLTLLAGPAGKSSASKMFRSIFMKGFVVLLLETVVAGHKYGIEDDVLASIEETLTAGPLLPIINGMLTRGVIHSERREHEMDEVIKTLNNLQVDSTMSLATKEKLRWCTELNFKEYFKGVPPKDFHEIFAVTDRRD, encoded by the coding sequence ATGACATTAAAAATTGGTTTTATTGGATTTGGCGAAGCAGCTTATCACATTGCTAAGGGGCTGGCCGGGGCGGGCGCAGCTCATATCAGCGCCTTTGATAAATTCTGGAATGTAGCGCCGCAGGCTGAATTGATCGGGCAAAGGGCCAGTGATGCCGGTGTTGTTCTGACTGGCAGCTTAAAGGAATTGGCGGAAAGATCGGACATTATATTTTCTTCGGTAAGCGCTAACCTGGCAGTTGCTCTGGCGGAAGAGTGCTTGCCGTATCTGACCGCTGGCCAGATCTATGTTGATCTAAACTCAGCCGGCCCTGACACAAAAGCGGCTGCAAATGATATTGTGTCGGCGAAAGCGCTGTTTGTGGATGTTGCGGTCATGGGCACGGTACCGGGCAACGGCCATAAGGTTCCGATGCTGGCATCAGGCGGCGGCGCCGCCTTATTTGTGGAAAAAATGCAACCTTACGGGATGAACCTGACTTTATTGGCAGGTCCGGCCGGCAAGTCCTCCGCCTCAAAAATGTTCCGCAGCATATTTATGAAGGGGTTTGTTGTCTTATTATTAGAGACAGTGGTGGCAGGACATAAATATGGCATTGAAGATGATGTGCTGGCGTCGATTGAGGAAACCCTGACCGCCGGTCCGCTTCTGCCGATCATTAATGGCATGCTGACCAGGGGCGTCATCCATTCCGAACGGCGCGAGCATGAAATGGATGAGGTTATTAAGACTTTAAATAACCTGCAGGTTGACAGCACCATGTCCTTAGCAACGAAAGAAAAGCTAAGATGGTGCACCGAATTAAACTTCAAGGAATATTTTAAGGGCGTACCGCCGAAGGATTTTCACGAAATCTTTGCTGTGACCGACCGGCGGGATTAA
- a CDS encoding OadG family protein, whose amino-acid sequence MGFFDSLFGKSQKVEKKAEKIAAVTAADSNTAMNIDAQGISPEVVAAIGAAIYAMMGADSVLSVRITRPGNQWAAAGRQKLMDGRQVI is encoded by the coding sequence ATGGGTTTTTTTGATTCATTGTTCGGCAAGTCCCAAAAGGTTGAAAAAAAGGCTGAGAAAATTGCCGCTGTAACCGCAGCCGACTCCAATACGGCCATGAATATTGACGCGCAGGGGATCAGCCCGGAGGTGGTTGCCGCTATTGGGGCAGCCATTTATGCCATGATGGGCGCCGATTCGGTATTGAGTGTCAGGATTACCCGGCCGGGTAATCAGTGGGCCGCTGCTGGGCGGCAAAAGCTTATGGATGGGCGCCAGGTCATATAG
- a CDS encoding RraA family protein, with the protein MSNVGFRIFTKIKRPDKNVVELFRGLPVANIADEMNRVNCVDARIKPVSKKPLLGTAFTVRARIGDNLMFHKALDMAQPGDIIVVDGRGDVVNSLTGEIMMRQAMKKGLAGVVIDGAVRDADALRELDLAIYAAGITPQGPYKDGPGEINVPVCIGGVVVQPGDILVGDGDGIVVIHPKDAAGTAAKAQGKFAKEQVTFKAIEEGTLDRSAYSDEAFIKRGCEIIDDYYE; encoded by the coding sequence ATGTCAAATGTAGGGTTTAGAATTTTCACCAAAATTAAGAGACCGGATAAGAACGTTGTCGAATTGTTCAGAGGGCTGCCGGTGGCAAATATTGCTGATGAAATGAACCGGGTGAACTGCGTTGACGCCCGGATTAAGCCGGTGAGCAAAAAGCCGCTCTTGGGCACCGCGTTTACTGTGCGCGCCCGGATCGGCGATAATTTAATGTTTCATAAAGCGCTGGATATGGCTCAGCCTGGCGATATTATTGTGGTTGACGGGCGGGGCGATGTGGTTAATTCCCTGACCGGGGAAATCATGATGCGGCAGGCAATGAAAAAAGGCCTTGCCGGTGTTGTAATCGATGGCGCTGTACGCGATGCGGATGCTTTACGGGAGCTGGATCTGGCAATTTATGCTGCGGGTATAACCCCGCAAGGTCCTTATAAAGACGGTCCGGGGGAAATTAATGTTCCCGTTTGCATTGGCGGCGTCGTTGTTCAACCGGGTGATATTCTGGTCGGCGACGGCGATGGCATTGTGGTCATTCATCCCAAAGACGCCGCGGGTACTGCTGCCAAAGCCCAAGGCAAGTTTGCCAAAGAGCAGGTTACCTTTAAGGCAATTGAAGAAGGTACACTGGACCGTTCGGCCTATTCAGACGAGGCTTTTATCAAACGCGGCTGCGAGATTATTGATGATTATTATGAGTAA